A section of the Trichomycterus rosablanca isolate fTriRos1 chromosome 6, fTriRos1.hap1, whole genome shotgun sequence genome encodes:
- the pecam1b gene encoding platelet endothelial cell adhesion molecule, with the protein MTVRCRKECRELYIGETKQPLAKRLLIKGVTLSVEPENKVERGSNLKLTCNAEVSHASHAAPTYKYSFYKDFGEDALHTEETNASKPGLYYINEARASHSGMYKCKVLVEGLSMESSTEDIIVEGGIMTPVLIVNKSQVTEGENVSAICKAEEESGSLTFSLKNGLKEIYREETTNGEVHRTLSFTSRGTARLTCSYFINLESGRLKSNDSNVFSITVLELDITSRIVVKPSTEVTEGDTINISCTEGQINQNLRSVSLQLVKGSKILKPDMKNSEYSKVVTAEDSGKYECFSVMNNIQKTDSANLTIKELFSQPILTITPAEVFEKQQFTVTCRSSDYASERIRPNEITYSIYRNNLKLISGSINGMYKGVAGAETNGNYSCVAQVSVINKTSHQKSFKAKVLVSKPIIKVVGSVILGNPFQIECHSQNGSLPITYTLKKASEVQGQKKVSGPSERARFTALLYSENEINDFRCEAQNNGLHSVHLSESLTAQVTVPVGRPLLTIAPDPNDITENQNVFLICSIGKGTPPISFKWYHNGSSSPIHSATVMANTSSYMLRSVSSVDSGRYHCEALNSDQEQISNQVYMAVRMAHWKIGLIVGLIIIVCLLCLAGLLIRYKAKRVGMATTNGAGIWSERPPVSDSIEAVDVDRPEEPNVEYTEVLHPQTDPTRVPLRKNTDTVYSEVQTSPQGSDKEF; encoded by the exons atgaccgtTAGGTGCCGGAAGGAATGCCGGGagctgtacatcggggaaactaaacagccactggcaaaAC GCCTACTCATAAAAGGAGTCACACTTAGTGTTGAGCCAGAGAACAAGGTGGAGCGAGGCTCGAATTTAAAGCTTACCTGCAATGCTGAAGTTAGCCATGCCTCtcacgctgctcccacctacaAATACAGCTTCTACAAGGACTTCGGAGAGGATGCTTTACACACTGAAGAGACCAATGCCAGCAAGCCGGGGCTGTATTACATCAATGAAGCACGGGCCTCCCACTCTGGCATGTACAAGTGTAAGGTGCTGGTCGAGGGTCTATCTATGGAAAGCTCTACTGAGGATATTATTGTTGAAG GTGGCATTATGACGCCAGTTTTGATTGTGAATAAAAGTCAGGTGACAGAGGGTGAGAATGTCAGCGCCATCTGCAAGGCGGAGGAAGAATCTGGCTCTTTGACTTTCTCCCTTAAAAATGGCTTGAAGGAAATCTACCGTGAAGAGACCACCAATGGTGAAGTACATAGAACCCTGTCCTTCACATCCAGAGGGACAGCCAGACTCACCTGCTCCTATTTCATAAATCTGGAAAGTGGCAGACTGAAATCGAATGACAGTAATGTGTTCAGCATTACTGTTCTTG AACTAGACATCACATCGCGGATCGTAGTAAAGCCATCGACAGAAGTCACTGAGGGTGATACCATAAACATCAGCTGTACTGAAGGTCAAATAAACCAGAACTTACGGTCGGTCTCACTTCAGCTAGTTAAAGGATCAAAGATCCTCAAGCCTGACATGAAGAACAGTGAATACAGCAAAGTGGTCACGGCCGAGGATTCTGGGAAATACGAGTGTTTTTCTGTGATGAACAACATACAGAAAACGGACTCTGCAAACTTAACAATCAAAG AGTTGTTCTCTCAGCCCATATTGACCATAACCCCAGCCGAAGTGTTCGAGAAGCAGCAGTTTACTGTCACCTGCAGAAGCTCAGACTATGCATCAGAAAGAATCAGACCCAATGAAATAACGTACTCGATCTACAGGAACAACCTGAAGTTGATCTCTGGTTCAATCAACGGCATGTACAAAGGCGTGGCGGGAGCAGAGACCAATGGCAATTATTCATGTGTTGCTCAAGTGAGTGTCATCAATAAAACAAGCCACCAGAAGAGCTTCAAAGCAAAAG TTCTTGTCTCCAAACCTATCATCAAGGTGGTTGGGTCGGTGATCCTGGGAAACCCTTTTCAGATTGAGTGTCATTCACAGAACGGGAGCCTTCCCATCACATACACCCTGAAAAAGGCCAGTGAAGTGCAGGGCCAGAAGAAGGTGTCAGGACCATCAGAGCGTGCCCGCTTTACTGCTCTTTTATATtctgaaaatgaaattaatgaCTTCAGATGTGAGGCGCAGAACAACGGTCTTCATTCTGTCCATCTGAGTGAATCTCTGACTGCTCAGGTTACAG TTCCCGTAGGTAGGCCGCTTCTCACGATTGCTCCTGATCCCAACGACATCACCGAAAACCAAAATGTCTTCCTAATATGCAGCATTGGAAAAGGAACCCCACCCATCAGCTTCAAATGGTACCATAATGGCAGCAGTAGTCCGATACACAGCGCTACAGTGATGGCTAATACTTCATCATACATGCTGCGTTCCGTGAGTAGCGTAGACAGCGGCAGGTACCACTGCGAAGCCCTGAACAGCGACCAGGAGCAGATCAGCAACCAAGTCTACATGGCAG TGAGAATGGCCCACTGGAAGATTGGCTTGATCGTTGGCTTGATCATCATTGTGTGTTTGCTATGTCTGGCCGGCCTCCTGATACGCTACAAGGCTAAGCGAG TTGGAATGGCAACCACCAATGGAGCAGGAATCTGGAGTGAGAGACCTCCAGTTTCTG actCCATTGAGGCAGTAGATGTGGATCGACCTGAAGAACCTAATGTGGAGTATACAGAAGTACTGCATCCTCAAACTGACCCAACACGAG TTCCATTAAGGAaaaatacagatacagtatacagtgaaGTTCAGACCTCTCCACAAG GATCTGACAAAGAGTTTTGA